TGGTTGTTTTGCAAATGTTTGCACAGCTCACTTATTATTCCGCCCTTACGTCAGCCCTCCGGCGCACATTTCACTCCGCTTTGGTCATCCCTtgcaagttgcccgtccacgtaCTCATACCACAACGTTTGCTGCATCATTCTTTCTTCACTCAGCCatagactggaacggccttccagaAGGCGTCGCTGCAAACCACCTGCCCATCCACATTTTCGAACTGTCTAACCGCCATATTGAACACATAATATTTTTGTACATAAGTTAGTTAATACCTACACCCAAActgtgggtctttaaggtaataaagtgatgtgatgtggTGTCTTGCTGCACTTGAAGGAATCCATGCACAATTCGGTCTCCCAAGGATGGTGGTGACAGATCGCCCGTAGTTTCACATCTGTCGTCTTCGCGAACTACTGCGGAGAGAATGGGATTCAGCACGCATCAACAGAGCATCTGGATGCCAACGGAATGGTTGGGAGGTCTAATCCTGTCCGACTTGTCGATAACTATTCTAATCAGCGAGCAAAGAGATTAGGATGAGCCCTTTTCCAAAATACAAAGGGGTATAAGCAGCACACCAAGTGCATAGGACAAGAGGTCTTCGCAAAGACTGCTCTGCGATTGGAGTCAGACTTTTTGCGGGGAGTGGAAGAGGCGCTCATCAAAAGCAGCGGCGCATACAAAAATTGGGAAAAAAGATCAAAAGAATTCATCGTCAAGAAAAGTTTTTTTAGTAGAGAGTTACAGCATGGCGTGATCCGCGATGCGCTACCGTCATCCGCTTCCGcgaggagccactgcgcgtgtgcAGAACGCCATgggggcaccagatggcgccacttccccgtcagctgcgtgcgcgcctgccgctTCGGGACTATAGTGAACTAgagtcgggaccaatcagcgcgtacgtAGTGGTGCCGACCAAGGATCACTgataattggcccaatattggaaatagaTGGTTTCACAATGGCCGTTGCAGGACCAGCATTTCCCAATGCatgtccaatattgggccgataaGTTGTGCCGCTTGAGGCGGAATAGGACCACGGTAGCGCATCGCGCatcacgctatgctataactctccaTTTCcctgtatatgaaaaaaaaaacacttgaactTTTTTCTAACACAGAGACACACTCAGGATTAACAGCAAATTTAATTGAGAATAGGATGTCCTCGCACATTGTTAACTGCGGCCACCGTCGAGAGGTGGCACCACGTGTACCATACGCGCATGCGCAGTCACTTCCCGCGAGGTGAGTTAACAGTAGCGAGGAGTTCAAAGCAAGCTAAACGGTTCCATTATTTTCTCGAATGCTGTCGCCAATGGGCGAGCCGAACAGCCACGTCGTCGTAGTTGTTGTGGGATCAGCGGCTCGTTGCTCTCGTGTCTGGCGGGCGCCCACCATGGTGGCGAAGAACTCGCCCACCAAGCGCCACGTGAGCGCGTATAGCTGCTCGTCTCCTCGCACGAACACCAGGACCAGGACGGCGGCTGACGCGAGGGTCACGAGCCCCACGAAGCACAGCAGGCAGCAGGCCAGCCACGAGGAGAGACTCCGACGTGGCGGACGCAGGCTCCGCAGCAGCGCAGATcttgggggccgccgccactggtTTGTCGCGGATTTCGGAGGCTCTGCGATTAACCGCACGGTCGTGCATCGCAAAACAGTCTGATCTCTCGAAAGAGGGAAAAAATTTCGCAGAATTATGCGAAGTTCAAAGTAAGCGGACCCCAATCGGGATCCCATAATCTTAGCCGATGTTCAAGGGAACATACgttgaataaaacaaaaaagaggtTCGAATATTTGAATAAACTGAAAATGTGAATTAACGAGTTTGATTTAACAAGATTACGCTGCAGTTAAAACCCCAACGAGTAAAATGTGTGGTGTCCCTGGATGAATATTGACTACACAGCTAGCGCGAACAGGGTTTTGAAAAAAGCAGATAAGACATTGCAGGATAAGTCCTTACTCGTAGTAGAAAATTTAATATCGGCTAAGTGTTGAAAGCATCCATATTATTAAGAGAAGATTCCAAGCTCTCCGTCAAGGCTCAAGTGAAATTAAGGTGAAAGCAATACATATTCGCTTAGCCTCACATCAACAGTGTCTTGCGCGGACGTCACAGTTCTCATCATTTTGGTGGACAGAGAAAGTCTGCGCGATTATCTAATCCGCTTATCACCAAATTCACGGATGCGCACTGTTGAAGCTATCTGTGGTCCACCAACATGGCGCCTTCGATGTCACGTGAAAGTAATCTATATACTGAATTTCTGTATTCACCAACGCACATTCATTGAGAACCGTATATTCACGCTAAATGTCGCGTGAGTTCAGATTCCCTCAATGAGACCCATGTGAATGCACTCGCAGTCAGGCACATCCCTTGATTCAAAATTTTATCATTGGGTTCATTTACAGCTAAGTGTTCACACGGAGAAAAGGTGCGAAGATTAAGGCGCACTTTGTTTCACTGGTGCAATCGTAGGGGGCTTAAGGCGAGTTGGAAATCGGATTCAGACTCAGCCTCGAATTCGCACACTCTCAGGTTCGTCACCAAAATTCCCATTCAAGCTGAGTCGGTTGCAGGCCTTCCCAAATGGCCTCAAAAAGTTCCTTGTTCGTGCGCCAGCCATATTAAAGTGATTGGGGAAATTTCCGAAGGTCGTCACTCAAACCAACTCTCGGAAATGCCGAACTACGCGTCAGTCAGCTGAGAACGAGGTCCCTGGTTCGAGccccggtcgcggcggccgtgtttcgagaAAGACAAAATGTTAAAGTGACCGTATGCTGTGCAGTTACTGTGCGCGTTGAATAACTCAGGGTGGTTTAAACTAACCCGGGCCACTCCGCTACAACACCTGTCTCTTTCTCTGTGCCTCGTTTCACACCTTTCATCAGTTGCCTCACGGCTCTGCTGAGGTGTCCGCTGAGAgtatgacagttactgcgcctctcCTTTCCTCGTGAAACATTTGCGTCCCCTCTTTCTATCCACTCCGATACGATACGATGGACCACTGGTGGTAAGTTCTGTGGGCTACATGACGCGCCCAAGTTCGTGTCCTACTTTTAATTTCAGTTCTCTATATATAAACTCAGCTTGTGTTTACTCTCTAACCCAAGCGTTCTAAAGCGAACCTCAATCACATCCTTTTCGAGTGCCCAGAGGACCGACCACCTCTCAGCCTCCAAATATCAAACCAAAGTCAGCGGGAGACTGCGTTGCTCAGCACTGACCCGGAGGTATACAACTCCGGATAGTAGGTTGGGCCCTGGAGGTCGCCAATAAGCATGGGCTTCAAGCCAACTATATATAGCTCCGTCGAGAGGGCCCACGCGCCCGTCTAAACCTTATCCCTAACCGCTACCCCCTTTGTCATATGACAAATAAAATTTTGTTCCTCCTCTATCTTTGCCGGCCTCAAATATCTTCCGTCGGATCCAAACTCGCATTTTAATTTCTCGGTGCCTATATATTGGTCTGTGTACTCACTACGTATGCACGGTGCGCGGAGCGATGCACCTCTCGCTCTTAAAGTGGAACTCGCTGTCTCCCGCCCTCAAGCTCGGTTCACCTGAGTAAAATGCTCGAGAAAACGGTGACGAGCAACACTCGTCAATCATGGCACTATTTGGCCATGCTGTTCAGGCGCCGTTAATATCAAATCATCATGATT
The genomic region above belongs to Amblyomma americanum isolate KBUSLIRL-KWMA chromosome 9, ASM5285725v1, whole genome shotgun sequence and contains:
- the LOC144105558 gene encoding uncharacterized protein LOC144105558, which encodes MRTHNSPTAYDQTGNSPFRTHGWFALSAFGELSRLRDEAIRDSGAGSRSIEASGDDPWIAQVRRQAGSAQEPPKSATNQWRRPPRSALLRSLRPPRRSLSSWLACCLLCFVGLVTLASAAVLVLVFVRGDEQLYALTWRLVGEFFATMVGARQTREQRAADPTTTTTTWLFGSPIGDSIRENNGTV